A part of Terriglobus roseus genomic DNA contains:
- a CDS encoding acyltransferase family protein, translating into MASLTLETAQPQPTITESAKPNAPRRNIAVDAYRGLVMLLMMGEVLRFGAVSRAYPDSRFWHILAFNQSHVEWAGMSLHDTIQPGFTFLVGVALPYSIASRLRRGESFSRMMLHTLWRAILLIALGIFLRSTHSVMTNFTFEDTLTQIGLGYPIAFLLAFARPRWQWTALGIILVGYWAAWALYPLPAADFNYAAVGVPADWHHNFTGFLAHWNKNSNLGQAFDVWFLNLFPREHPFLFNGGGYLTLSFIPTLGTMLLGLACGRWIKAAEPDFPLRRMLQAAGILIAAALLLHFSHICPIVKRIWTPAWTLFSGGVCFLFLAAFTWIIEVKQIRRWAFPLTVVGMNSIAAYLIAELWGRFITNSFQIHLGLRPFMIFGAGLEPLMMGIAVMITYWLILYWMFQRKLFLRI; encoded by the coding sequence ATGGCTTCTCTCACATTGGAAACGGCACAACCACAGCCGACGATCACAGAGTCTGCAAAGCCCAACGCACCACGACGAAACATCGCGGTGGATGCCTACCGCGGTCTTGTGATGCTCCTCATGATGGGAGAGGTACTGCGCTTCGGCGCGGTCTCGCGCGCTTACCCTGACAGCCGTTTCTGGCACATCCTCGCCTTCAACCAGAGCCACGTTGAATGGGCAGGCATGTCCTTGCACGACACCATCCAGCCCGGATTTACATTCCTCGTGGGTGTTGCGCTTCCCTACTCAATTGCAAGCCGTTTGCGTCGTGGCGAGAGCTTCTCCCGCATGATGCTGCACACGCTGTGGCGAGCGATTCTTCTCATCGCACTCGGCATTTTCCTGCGCTCTACGCACAGCGTGATGACGAACTTCACTTTCGAAGACACGCTTACACAGATCGGACTCGGTTATCCAATCGCGTTCCTGTTGGCCTTCGCACGGCCCCGTTGGCAATGGACTGCACTGGGCATCATTCTTGTTGGCTATTGGGCAGCGTGGGCGCTGTATCCGTTACCTGCAGCCGACTTCAACTATGCTGCAGTCGGTGTTCCCGCAGACTGGCATCACAACTTCACAGGCTTCCTGGCTCATTGGAACAAGAACAGCAATCTGGGTCAGGCCTTCGACGTCTGGTTTCTGAATCTCTTCCCGCGAGAACATCCGTTCCTATTCAATGGCGGTGGCTATCTCACCCTCAGCTTCATTCCAACACTCGGAACCATGCTGTTGGGCCTTGCCTGCGGACGTTGGATTAAGGCTGCTGAACCAGATTTCCCTTTACGCCGCATGCTGCAGGCCGCTGGCATCCTGATCGCCGCGGCATTACTGCTTCACTTCAGCCACATCTGCCCCATCGTCAAACGCATCTGGACACCAGCATGGACGCTGTTTAGCGGAGGCGTCTGCTTCCTCTTCCTCGCTGCATTCACATGGATCATTGAAGTAAAACAGATTCGTCGCTGGGCTTTTCCCCTCACGGTGGTTGGCATGAACTCCATCGCGGCGTACCTGATCGCAGAGCTGTGGGGCAGGTTCATCACCAACAGCTTTCAGATTCACTTAGGCCTGCGCCCCTTCATGATCTTCGGCGCGGGACTTGAGCCACTAATGATGGGCATTGCTGTGATGATCACCTACTGGTTGATTCTCTACTGGATGTTCCAGCGAAAACTCTTCCTGCGTATCTGA
- a CDS encoding MFS transporter — MAYSTEQLALYRRISLRVAPLALLLYLVAFLDRVNVSFAALTMNHDLGLSDATYGLAAGVFFLGYMVLAIPSNYMIVKVGAPRWVAVLMITWGVVGCATAFVHGAPAYITLRFLLGAAESGFLPGIVYYLTRWLPGKARAGILALLYLAIPLSSVIGSPISAALLRMNGVGGLHGWQWLFLLEAIPAIILGFAVPWLLDAGPDTATWLSDEDKQMLQQSIEEEASATIHATGSERSPIGLLAMLAATYFMLMIGLYELGFWTPRLIASHGVSLRWLGWLNALPYAVGAITLLPWCRWSDRIAARGGSRRWILAASFLSGCAGFLLTAFAPSLPMLLFAISIASFGVYVSMPVFWAGVSQRISPVAVAFAIALINSIGNIGGFLGPYATGWLLDRTHSYVVGLSATAAALLIGTALVLLAFRKDTNAPTLS; from the coding sequence TATTCCACCGAACAACTTGCGCTCTATCGCCGCATCTCTCTACGCGTCGCGCCGCTGGCACTCTTGCTGTATCTGGTTGCGTTTCTTGACCGCGTGAACGTGAGCTTCGCAGCGCTCACCATGAACCATGATCTCGGCCTATCTGACGCCACTTATGGCCTCGCTGCAGGAGTCTTCTTCCTCGGCTACATGGTTCTAGCCATCCCCAGCAACTACATGATCGTGAAAGTCGGCGCGCCGCGCTGGGTTGCAGTGTTGATGATCACGTGGGGCGTTGTTGGCTGCGCCACTGCTTTTGTTCACGGTGCTCCCGCATACATCACGCTGCGTTTCCTGCTTGGCGCAGCAGAATCTGGTTTCCTGCCCGGCATCGTCTATTACCTGACACGCTGGCTTCCCGGGAAGGCGCGCGCTGGAATTCTTGCACTGCTATATCTGGCGATTCCACTCTCCAGCGTCATCGGTTCGCCGATCTCTGCGGCACTATTGCGCATGAACGGGGTAGGTGGTCTGCACGGATGGCAATGGCTCTTTTTGCTGGAGGCGATACCCGCCATCATTCTTGGATTTGCGGTCCCATGGCTACTGGATGCAGGGCCGGACACAGCCACATGGCTCAGTGACGAAGACAAGCAGATGCTGCAGCAGAGCATTGAAGAAGAGGCCTCTGCGACCATCCATGCCACAGGCTCAGAACGATCGCCGATAGGTCTGCTGGCAATGCTCGCAGCCACCTATTTCATGCTGATGATCGGTCTCTACGAACTCGGCTTCTGGACACCTCGATTGATTGCGAGTCACGGTGTAAGTCTGCGGTGGCTGGGCTGGCTGAACGCACTGCCGTACGCCGTGGGAGCCATCACACTATTGCCGTGGTGCCGCTGGTCTGATCGCATCGCCGCACGTGGTGGCAGCCGCCGCTGGATACTTGCAGCATCGTTTCTCTCCGGCTGCGCGGGCTTTCTGCTGACCGCGTTTGCGCCTTCGCTGCCAATGCTGCTGTTTGCCATATCCATCGCATCGTTCGGCGTGTATGTCTCGATGCCTGTCTTCTGGGCAGGAGTTAGTCAGCGCATATCGCCGGTCGCGGTAGCCTTTGCAATTGCACTTATCAACTCCATTGGCAACATTGGCGGCTTCCTCGGCCCGTATGCCACCGGATGGCTGCTCGACCGCACGCACAGCTACGTTGTGGGGCTTTCCGCGACGGCGGCAGCATTACTCATTGGCACCGCACTGGTCCTGCTGGCATTTCGCAAAGACACAAACGCTCCGACGCTTTCATAA